A single region of the Tigriopus californicus strain San Diego chromosome 8, Tcal_SD_v2.1, whole genome shotgun sequence genome encodes:
- the LOC131884584 gene encoding MAGUK p55 subfamily member 7-like isoform X2, translating to MSATDTLPKSLKWTCDPAISQLISCMDSLGPHYRTEHLDSDPVEDFEEILHLLSRRELNSVVKIHNIILFCNQEQCPCVSNSCQIAIEVMEDVRPLALMIEECRELYAILTTPHIRSLMASHDIVAQRDYIPKLNQYPEEVDEDEESMKIVQLVKSHETVSDGTKDTEPIVGATIKADEETGKILIARVMHGGAADRSGLISVGDEVVEVNGINVQNKSPADVLQILQMAQNTITFKLIPNEGKPVIRESRVRLRALFTYDPSDDTFIPCKEAGLSFVKGEVLHIVSQDDQFWWQARKENDRNMRAGLIPSRVLQEKRVLRMRDEMMSNQNSEESEDFDREEIPTYEDVARLFPRPGFFRPIILIGPNGVGRHELKKRLLAIDLTRFSSVIPHTSRPPKMGEIHGMDYYFDTRSKMLADIASGLYLEHGEFKGNIYGTRITTIIEHIEKGLQPVLIPHYQGLKVLRTQEIKPFTIYVKPPERTRLILSRKETIGTSKSFTESDFDEMILQDKRLEFHYGHLFDVTVVNDDIDVAVESISREISRLDQDAQWVPSTWVQ from the exons ATGTCTGCCACTGATACACTTCCCAAGTCCTTAAAATGGACTTGTGATCCAGCCATCAGTCAATTGATCAGTTGCATGGACTCTTTGGGTCCACATTATCGAACGGAACACTTAGACTCGGATCCGGTTGAGGACTTTGAAGAAATCCTACACCTGTTATCCAGACGCGAACTCAACTCTGTGGTGAAGATCCATaacatcattttgttttgcaatcaAGAACAATGTCCGTGTGTTTCCAATTCTTGTCAAATCGCCATCGAGGTCATGGAGGACGTGCGACCTTTGGCCTTAATGATCGAGGAGTGTCGAGAACTCTACGCTATTCTCACTACCCCTCATATCCGT AGCCTTATGGCCTCCCACGATATCGTGGCACAAAGAGATTACATCCCCAAACTTAATCAGTACCCGGAAGAAGTCGACGAGGATGAAGAGTCCATGAAGATTGTCCAATTGGTGAAGAGCCACGAAACGGTTTCG GATGGCACAAAAGATACAGAGCCAATCGTG GGTGCGACAATAAAAGCCGACGAAGAGACGGGGAAAATATTGATTGCTCGAGTCATGCATGGAGGGGCTGCCGACCGATCAGGATTGATTTCTGTCGGAGACGAAGTCGTCGAAgtgaatggaataaatgttcaaaataAGAGCCCCGCGGATGTTCTACAAATACTG CAAATGGCTCAGAACACGATCACGTTCAAATTGATCCCGAATGAGGGAAAACCAGTTATCAGGGAGTCTCGAGTGCGCCTTCGAGCTCTGTTTACCTACGATCCATCGGACGATACTTTCATACCTTGTAAGGAGGCCGGTTTGAGCTTCGTCAAAGGAGAAGTGCTTCACATTGTTAGTCAAGATGATCAGTTTTG GTGGCAAGCCAGGAAGGAGAACGATCGTAACATGAGAGCGGGTCTCATTCCCAGTCGGGTGTTGCAAGAAAAACGCGTGTTGCGCATGAGGGACgaaatgatgtcaaatcagAACTCGGAAG AGAGTGAAGACTTTGATAGAGAAGAAATCCCCACCTACGAGGACGTGGCCAGGTTGTTCCCACGACCTGGCTTCTTCCGACCGATCATTCTGATTGGACCCAATGGCGTGGGGCgacatgaattgaaaaagcGCCTTCTTGCCATCGACCTGACGCGATTCTCGTCAGTCATTCCAC ATACGTCAAGACCTCCAAAAATGGGAGAAATTCATGGTATGGATTATTATTTTGATACGCGGAGCAAAATGCTGGCCGATATCGCTTCCGGTTTATATCTCGAGCACGGCGAATTTAAGGGCAACATCTATGGCACACGAATTACGACCATTATCGAACACATTGAGAAAGGGCTGCAGCCAGTGCTGATTCCACATTATCAG GGATTAAAGGTGCTCAGAACGCAAGAGATCAAGCCATTCACGATTTATGTTAAGCCTCCAGAACGAACACGCCTTATTCTATCCAGAAAAGAAACCATTGGAACTTCAAAGTCGTTCACG GAGTCTGATTTCGATGAAATGATTCTCCAAGACAAGAGGTTGGAGTTTCATTATGGTCATCTCTTTGATGTGACCGTTGTTAATGACGATATCGATGTTGCTGTCGAGAGCATATCCCGTGAGATCTCTCGTTTGGACCAGGATGCTCAATGGGTTCCTTCCACCTGGGTCCAGTAA
- the LOC131884584 gene encoding MAGUK p55 subfamily member 7-like isoform X1: MSATDTLPKSLKWTCDPAISQLISCMDSLGPHYRTEHLDSDPVEDFEEILHLLSRRELNSVVKIHNIILFCNQEQCPCVSNSCQIAIEVMEDVRPLALMIEECRELYAILTTPHIRSLMASHDIVAQRDYIPKLNQYPEEVDEDEESMKIVQLVKSHETVSDGTKDTEPIVGATIKADEETGKILIARVMHGGAADRSGLISVGDEVVEVNGINVQNKSPADVLQILQMAQNTITFKLIPNEGKPVIRESRVRLRALFTYDPSDDTFIPCKEAGLSFVKGEVLHIVSQDDQFWWQARKENDRNMRAGLIPSRVLQEKRVLRMRDEMMSNQNSEATLSTSPLLFTCGSETDIVKCYACSADMALDELNEQAKLCSQCTTELPNTLTDQLCSYGRRIGERSPPLVKKCCPARRTKKVMYTLTESEDFDREEIPTYEDVARLFPRPGFFRPIILIGPNGVGRHELKKRLLAIDLTRFSSVIPHTSRPPKMGEIHGMDYYFDTRSKMLADIASGLYLEHGEFKGNIYGTRITTIIEHIEKGLQPVLIPHYQGLKVLRTQEIKPFTIYVKPPERTRLILSRKETIGTSKSFTESDFDEMILQDKRLEFHYGHLFDVTVVNDDIDVAVESISREISRLDQDAQWVPSTWVQ; this comes from the exons ATGTCTGCCACTGATACACTTCCCAAGTCCTTAAAATGGACTTGTGATCCAGCCATCAGTCAATTGATCAGTTGCATGGACTCTTTGGGTCCACATTATCGAACGGAACACTTAGACTCGGATCCGGTTGAGGACTTTGAAGAAATCCTACACCTGTTATCCAGACGCGAACTCAACTCTGTGGTGAAGATCCATaacatcattttgttttgcaatcaAGAACAATGTCCGTGTGTTTCCAATTCTTGTCAAATCGCCATCGAGGTCATGGAGGACGTGCGACCTTTGGCCTTAATGATCGAGGAGTGTCGAGAACTCTACGCTATTCTCACTACCCCTCATATCCGT AGCCTTATGGCCTCCCACGATATCGTGGCACAAAGAGATTACATCCCCAAACTTAATCAGTACCCGGAAGAAGTCGACGAGGATGAAGAGTCCATGAAGATTGTCCAATTGGTGAAGAGCCACGAAACGGTTTCG GATGGCACAAAAGATACAGAGCCAATCGTG GGTGCGACAATAAAAGCCGACGAAGAGACGGGGAAAATATTGATTGCTCGAGTCATGCATGGAGGGGCTGCCGACCGATCAGGATTGATTTCTGTCGGAGACGAAGTCGTCGAAgtgaatggaataaatgttcaaaataAGAGCCCCGCGGATGTTCTACAAATACTG CAAATGGCTCAGAACACGATCACGTTCAAATTGATCCCGAATGAGGGAAAACCAGTTATCAGGGAGTCTCGAGTGCGCCTTCGAGCTCTGTTTACCTACGATCCATCGGACGATACTTTCATACCTTGTAAGGAGGCCGGTTTGAGCTTCGTCAAAGGAGAAGTGCTTCACATTGTTAGTCAAGATGATCAGTTTTG GTGGCAAGCCAGGAAGGAGAACGATCGTAACATGAGAGCGGGTCTCATTCCCAGTCGGGTGTTGCAAGAAAAACGCGTGTTGCGCATGAGGGACgaaatgatgtcaaatcagAACTCGGAAG CCACTCTCTCCACGTCCCCATTGTTGTTTACTTGTGGATCAGAGACAGATATCGTAAAATGCTATGCTTGTAGCGCAGACATGGCCCTTGACGAGCTGAACGAGCAAGCCAAATTATGCTCTCAATGTACCACGGAATTGCCCAATACTTTAACTGACCAGCTTTGTAGCTACGGAAGACGCATAGGCGAAAGAAGCCCACCTCTTGTTAAGAAGTGTTGTCCCGCTAGACGAACTAAAAAAGTTATGTATACCTTAACAGAGAGTGAAGACTTTGATAGAGAAGAAATCCCCACCTACGAGGACGTGGCCAGGTTGTTCCCACGACCTGGCTTCTTCCGACCGATCATTCTGATTGGACCCAATGGCGTGGGGCgacatgaattgaaaaagcGCCTTCTTGCCATCGACCTGACGCGATTCTCGTCAGTCATTCCAC ATACGTCAAGACCTCCAAAAATGGGAGAAATTCATGGTATGGATTATTATTTTGATACGCGGAGCAAAATGCTGGCCGATATCGCTTCCGGTTTATATCTCGAGCACGGCGAATTTAAGGGCAACATCTATGGCACACGAATTACGACCATTATCGAACACATTGAGAAAGGGCTGCAGCCAGTGCTGATTCCACATTATCAG GGATTAAAGGTGCTCAGAACGCAAGAGATCAAGCCATTCACGATTTATGTTAAGCCTCCAGAACGAACACGCCTTATTCTATCCAGAAAAGAAACCATTGGAACTTCAAAGTCGTTCACG GAGTCTGATTTCGATGAAATGATTCTCCAAGACAAGAGGTTGGAGTTTCATTATGGTCATCTCTTTGATGTGACCGTTGTTAATGACGATATCGATGTTGCTGTCGAGAGCATATCCCGTGAGATCTCTCGTTTGGACCAGGATGCTCAATGGGTTCCTTCCACCTGGGTCCAGTAA
- the LOC131884586 gene encoding glucose-6-phosphate isomerase-like, translating to MEGKGALKQEEAFKNLQAYYDSQGKSLNISELFLNDPERFNKFSQVLPTPDDGDVLVDFSKNRLDDEAFKLLLDLARARQVELAREAMFTGQKINFTEDRAVLHVALRNRSNAEIVVDGKDVMPAVNAVLAHMKEFCEEVISGAWKGFTGKAITDVVNIGIGGSDLGPLMVTEALKPFQIGPNVHFVSNVDGTHMFETLKKLNPETVLFVIASKTFTTQETISNANTAKHWFLEKAKDPSAVAKHFVALSTNAPKVKDFGIDEKNMFEFWDWVGGRYSLWSAIGMTIALNIGFDNFEKLLSGAHHMDVHFRTAPLEKNIPVIMALLGVWYGNFFGVETQALLPYDQYLHRFAAYFQQGDMESNGKYVTRSGETVDYSTGPIVWGEPGTNGQHAFYQLIHQGTKVIPCDFIAPVKTHNDIQDGLHHKLLLCNFLAQTEALMKGKTVQEVEKELKDAGKDPEAIEKIKPHKVFEGNRPTTSIMVEKITPFTLGLLIAMYEHKIFTQGVIWNINSYDQWGVELGKQLAKAIEPELADNVPVTTHDASTNGLINFIKTKRSA from the exons atgGAAGGCAAAGGAGCTTTGAAACAAGAAGAAGCCTTCAAGAACCTTCAAGCTTATTATGACAGCCAAGGCAAAAGCTTGAACATCTCCGAACTGTTCTTGAACGATCCCGAACGGTTTAACAAGTTCTC GCAAGTGCTTCCGACACCAGACGACGGGGATGTCTTGGTGGATTTCTCCAAGAACCGATTGGACGATGAGGCGTTCAAGCTTCTACTCGACTTG GCTCGAGCCAGACAGGTGGAACTGGCCCGGGAGGCCATGTTTACTGGCcagaaaatcaatttcaccGAGGATCGAGCCGTGCTTCATGTGGCATTGCGAAATCGATCCAATGCCGAGATCGTGGTGGATGGCAAGGATGTGATGCCAGCCGTGAATGCGGTTTTGGCCCATATGAAGGAGTTTTGTGAGGAGGTGATCAGTGGAGCGTGGAAGGGATTCACCGGAAAAGCGATTACTGATGTGGTCAACATTGGCATCGGTGGCTCGGATTTG GGCCCTCTCATGGTCACGGAGGCCTTGAAGCCTTTCCAAATCGGCCCTAATGTTCACTTCGTATCCAATGTGGATGGCACTCATATGTTTGAGACCTTGAAGAAGCTGAATCCGGAGACCGTGCTCTTTGTCATTGCCTCCAAGACTTTCACCACCCAAGAAACCATCAGCAATGCCAACACGGCTAAACACTGGTTCttggaaaaggccaaagac CCCTCTGCAGTGGCGAAACACTTTGTCGCTCTCTCGACCAACGCTCCAAAAGTCAAGGATTTTGGCATTGATGAGAAAAACATGTTCGAGTTTTGGGATTGGGTGGGTGGACGCTACTCCTTGTGGTCAGCTATTGGCATGACCATCGCCTTAAACATTGGATTCGACAActttgagaagcttttgagtGGAGCACACCACATGGACGTGCACTTCCGTACCGCTCCTCTTGAAAAGAAT ATCCCCGTGATTATGGCATTACTGGGAGTGTGGTATGGCAAtttctttggagttgaaactCAAGCTCTCCTCCCTTATGATCAATATCTTCATCGATTCGCCGCCTACTTCCAACAAGGTGACATGGAATCCAACGGAAA GTATGTGACGCGTTCTGGAGAGACGGTGGACTATTCCACGGGTCCAATTGTTTGGGGCGAACCTGGCACTAACGGCCAACATGCGTTTTATCAACTCATTCATCAAGGAACGAAGGTGATTCCTTGCGATTTCATCGCTCCGGTCAAAACTCATAACGACATTCAAGATGGTTTGCATCACAAG CTCCTTCTGTGTAACTTCTTGGCCCAAACTGAGGCCTTGATGAAAGGAAAGACCGTTCAAGAGGTGGAGAAAGAGCTCAAGGATGCAGGAAAGGACCCTGAAGCCATTGAGAAGATCAAGCCTCACAAG GTATTCGAAGGCAATCGCCCCACAACTTCCATCATGGTGGAGAAGATCACTCCCTTCACTTTGGGTTTGCTCATTGCTATGTATGAGCACAAGATCTTCACACAAGGTGTCATCTGGAACATCAACTCCTACGATCAATGGGG tGTTGAACTCGGAAAGCAATTGGCTAAGGCTATTGAACCCGAATTGGCCGACAACGTTCCAGTCACCACTCACGATGCGTCTACCAACGGattgatcaactttatcaagaCCAAGCGATCGGCTTAA
- the LOC131885142 gene encoding uncharacterized protein LOC131885142, translating into MFRKILPNILRLAPAKLIFACVLPFIVVELYSLETCDLEHSLSEMFLQKSISMSNSIAVNNGYKKTSLSHQSRQKSPPINPLQIYNMALQKVKLSQRESKVNITKAIALERDAMNIFCHLLKEPKANTLLKIVAGRECVKLCKNYHQHDALIEALGWLRFELPDHPNIWLHHATLLFTSGQTNDAMGSLRKFQLQWPQDRRGFCLQELGARLQACSRETPASLFHGSTTVKDRPNQSDACKVGTLGIFGFMANSFRRNGSLALAEIVFEQGYQLGFYPTKWQRSSALRHQCLNLKSQPLWKIEDVSYSIGLQEIRNNWRIIRTEAEVAFSLGVFDDEQENLVQEGLWQQLVLFENGQKVMGGCSKAPKTCQIVGSFPELLSTRRGQIKFSLLQPGTWIHPHTGPTNCRLRAHLGLMVPPVTSGEVILRIGEDRVNWQEGEFLIIDDSFEHEVYNNSTEARLILLIDFWHPGLSEEDKFSLEWDQADPNPPWSEEDDSLISIAGLASKIKTIIPYIKSPFFI; encoded by the coding sequence ATGTTTCGGAAAATATTACCCAATATATTGCGATTGGCACCCGCAAAACTGATCTTCGCATGCGTTTTACCTTTCATAGTGGTCGAATTGTATTCTTTGGAAACTTGTGACCTGGAACATTCTTTATCTGaaatgtttcttcaaaaatcaatATCGATGAGCAATTCAATTGCTGTAAACAACGGATACAAGAAGACATCGCTGTCCCACCAGTCTCGACAAAAATCTCCTCCAATCAATCCTTTGCAAATTTACAACATGGCATTACAAAAGGTAAAACTTTCGCAACGAGAGTCAAAAGTAAACATAACCAAAGCAATCGCACTCGAACGAGATgcaatgaatatattttgccATCTGCTCAAAGAGCCCAAAGCCAATACACTTCTTAAGATCGTGGCCGGTCGTGAATGTGTGAAATTGTGCAAGAATTATCATCAACACGATGCCCTCATTGAGGCTTTAGGTTGGTTGCGGTTCGAATTGCCGGATCATCCCAACATCTGGCTCCATCACGCTACACTTTTATTCACATCAGGCCAAACCAATGATGCCATGGGTTCTTTGCGAAAATTCCAACTCCAATGGCCCCAAGATCGTCGAGGTTTCTGTTTGCAAGAGCTCGGTGCTCGATTACAAGCTTGCTCAAGAGAAACTCCGGCTTCATTGTTCCATGGGTCAACAACCGTCAAGGATCGTCCAAATCAATCTGACGCTTGCAAGGTTGGAACTCTTGGGATTTTTGGGTTCATGGCGAACTCCTTTAGAAGAAACGGAAGTTTGGCTTTGGCAGAAATCGTGTTTGAACAAGGTTACCAATTGGGGTTTTATCCCACCAAATGGCAACGATCTTCAGCTCTTCGGCATCaatgtttgaacttgaaaagtcaacctttatggaaaattgaagatgTGAGTTACTCAATTGGATTGCAAGAGATTCGAAACAATTGGAGGATCATTCGCACAGAAGCTGAGGTTGCGTTTAGTCTCGGTGTATTTGATGATGAGCAAGAGAATCTCGTTCAAGAAGGCTTATGGCAGCAATTGGTCTTGTtcgaaaatggccaaaaagtgATGGGTGGTTGTTCGAAGGCCCCCAAAACATGCCAAATCGTAGGATCTTTTCCTGAACTTTTATCAACACGACGcggtcaaatcaaatttagccTCTTGCAACCTGGAACTTGGATCCATCCACACACGGGACCGACCAATTGCCGCCTTCGGGCTCATCTTGGTCTCATGGTACCTCCTGTAACGAGTGGAGAGGTTATTTTGAGGATTGGCGAGGATCGAGTGAATTGGCAGGAGGGTGAATTTCTCATCATTGACGACAGCTTTGAACACGAAGTATATAACAATAGTACTGAGGCGCGTCTTATTCttttgatcgatttttggCATCCTGGACTCTCTGAGGAAGATAAAttttcgttggaatgggaTCAAGCGGACCCTAATCCCCCATGGAGTGAGGAGGATGACTCACTTATTTCCATAGCTGGGTTGGCTTCGAAAATAAAAACGATTATCCCTTACATCAAGTCGCCCTTCTTTATTTAA
- the LOC131885141 gene encoding alanine aminotransferase 1-like (The sequence of the model RefSeq protein was modified relative to this genomic sequence to represent the inferred CDS: added 49 bases not found in genome assembly), with protein sequence MSLVLGLSPIGPIGPIARRSSWSLCGQFPHQHRLWSVSGGGSLEPLNHAPYSSLAREPQLDPVQSRWQRHFSAGSSIMSAPTLTLDNLNPCVKRMEYAVRGPLVIRATELEKEIEKGVKKPFPDVIKANIGDAHAMGNKPITFLRQVLALVTYPELLKSADFPEDAKNRAQTILAGCRGGSAGSYSDSAGIEIIRRHVAQYIEKRDGGTPADWNNIILSAGASESIRAVLKLMISLEGGKSTPGVMIPTPQYPLYSASLAEMNMDQIGYYLNEEKNWALDISELERALNEAKDRCTPRAIVIINPGNPTGSVLSEQNIKDVIKFAHENRLFVFADEVYQNNVYAEGCAFHSFKKVMMQMGEPYSHMELASFMSCSKGYMGECGIRGGYAEIINIDKDVRAMLNKSISAKLCPTVIGQACMDVVVHPPEKGDASYESFIAEKEAVLASLAERAKLVADTFNSIEGFTCNVVQGAMYAFPQLHLPEKAIAKAKEHNQNPDVFYAFQLLENTGICIIPGSGFGQRPNTYHFRTTILPQKDMLISMLDRLKTFHLKFLKDYSD encoded by the exons CCCGAAGGAGTTCTTGGTCGCTGTGCGGTCAGTTTCCGCATCAACATCGCCTCTGGTCAGTGTCCGGTGGCGGTTCACTCGAGCCGCTCAATCACGCCCCATATTCCAGTTTAGCGCGTGAGCCTCAGCTCGACCCAG TTCAATCCAGGTGGCAACGTCATTTTTCCGCGGGTTCCAGTATCATGTCGGCTCCTACCCTGACTTTGGACAACCTCAATCCTTGCGTTAAGCGCATGGAATATGCGGTTCGTGGCCCTTTAGTCATCCGGGCCACGGAActcgaaaaagaaattgaaaag GGCGTGAAAAAGCCATTCCCCGATGTCATCAAGGCCAATATCGGGGACGCTCATGCCATGGGTAATAAGCCCATCACTTTCTTGCGTCAAGTCTTGGCTTTGGTCACCTATCCCGAGTTGTTGAAGAGTGCGGATTTCCCCGAAGACGCCAAGAACCGGGCCCAAACCATTCTAGCCGGTTGCCGTGGCGGTAGTGCGGGTTCTTACAGTGACTCCGCCGGTATTGAAATCATTCGTCGCCATGTGGCCCAATATATTGAGAAACGAGATGGCGGCACTCCGGCCGATTGGAACAACATCATTTTGAGCGCTGGAGCGTCCGAAAGCATTCGG GCGGTTTTGAAATTAATGATCAGCCTCGAAGGCGGCAAGTCCACCCCTGGTGTGATGATCCCCACTCCTCAATATCCCCTTTATTCTGCTTCTCTGGCCGAAATGAACATGGATCAG ATTGGTTATTACTTGAACGAAGAAAAGAATTGGGCTTTGGACATATCAGAATTGGAGAGGGCCTTGAACGAAGCGAAAGATCGTTGCACTCCCCGGGCTATTGTCATCATCAATCCCGGCAATCCTACTGGCTCCGTGCTCTCTGAGCAAAATATCAAGGACGTCATCAAGTTCGCTCACGAGAACCGATTGTTTGTGTTTGCCGATGAAGTGTATCAAAACAATGTCTACGCCGAGGGTTGTGCCTTCCACTCTTTCAAAAAG GTTATGATGCAAATGGGAGAGCCTTACAGTCATATGGAGTTGGCATCCTTTATGTCCTGCTCGAAAGGTTATATGGGTGAATGCGGTATTCGTGGAGGCTATGCCGAGATTATCAATATCGATAAAGATGTTCGAGCCATGTTGAACAAAAGCATTTCTGCCAAGCTGTGCCCGACCGTTATTGGACAG GCCTGTATGGATGTGGTGGTTCACCCCCCAGAGAAAGGTGATGCTTCCTACGAGAGTTTCATCGCTGAAAAGGAGGCTGTATTGGCCTCTCTGGCAGAACGTGCTAAACTTGTGGCAGACACCTTCAACTCGATCGAAGGCTTTACTTGTAATGTTGTCCAAGGAGCCATGTATGCTTTCCCTCAG TTGCATCTTCCCGAAAAGGCCATCGCTAAAGCAAAGGAACACAATCAAAACCCAGATGTGTTCTACGCATTCCAATTGTTAGAGAACACGGGAATCTGCATTATTCCCGGATCTGGCTTTGGCCAACGACCAAACACATACCATTTCAG GACCACCATCCTACCTCAAAAGGATATGTTGATCAGTATGTTGGATCGTTTGAAGACATTTCACCTGAAGTTCCTGAAAGACTACTCTGACTGA